A single genomic interval of Cygnus atratus isolate AKBS03 ecotype Queensland, Australia chromosome 22, CAtr_DNAZoo_HiC_assembly, whole genome shotgun sequence harbors:
- the KCNJ1 gene encoding ATP-sensitive inward rectifier potassium channel 1 has product MFNYLRKRFASQITERSRRRARLVSKDGRCNIEFGNVEQSRFVFLVDIWTTILDLRWRYKMTIFISAFLGSWFLFGLLWYVVAYIHKDLPEFNPSINHTPCVENINGLTSAFLFSLETQVTIGYGFRCVTEQCVTAIFLLIFQSILGVIINSFMCGAILAKISRSKNRAKTITFSKNAVISKRGGKLCLLIRVANLRKSLLIGSHIYGKLLKTTITPEGETIILDQVNIEFIVDAGNENLFFISPLTIYHIIDKTSPFFHTAAETILQQDFELVVFLDGTVEATSATCQVRTSYIPEEVLWGYRFAPIVSKTKEGKYRVDFQNFSKTVAVETPHCAFCLYNEKEAKAKEKKGYDNPGFVLSETSETSDTKM; this is encoded by the coding sequence ATGTTCAACTACCTCCGGAAACGCTTTGCCAGCCAAATCACAGAGCGAAGCCGGCGAAGAGCAAGGCTTGTTTCTAAAGATGGAAGGTGCAACATAGAGTTTGGCAATGTAGAACAGTCAAGGTTTGTCTTTTTGGTTGATATATGGACAACTATCCTGGATCTGAGGTGGAGATACAAAATGACTATCTTCATTTCAGCATTCTTAGGCAGCTGGTTTCTTTTTGGTCTCCTCTGGTATGTTGTGGCCTACATACACAAAGATCTTCCAGAATTCAACCCTTCCATAAATCACACCCCCTGTGTTGAGAATATCAATGGTCTGACTTcagctttcctgttttccttggAGACCCAGGTAACCATTGGCTATGGCTTCAGATGTGTCACAGAACAATGTGTCACTGCCATTTTCCTGCTCATCTTCCAGTCTATCTTGGGGGTAATCATCAATTCCTTTATGTGTGGTGCCATCTTGGCCAAGATATCAAGGTCCAAAAACCGGGCTAAGACCATCACCTTCAGTAAGAATGCTGTCATCAGCAAACGTGGTGGGAAGCTCTGCCTCCTAATAAGGGTAGCGAACCTCAGGAAGAGTCTGCTAATTGGGAGCCACATCTATGGAAAACTCTTGAAGACCACCATCACCCCAGAAGGAGAGACAATCATTTTGGACCAGGTCAACATAGAATTTATAGTTGATGCTGGCAATGAGAATCTCTTCTTCATTTCCCCATTAACTATTTATCATATCATAGACAAGACCAGTCCATTCTtccacacagcagcagaaaccatTCTGCAGCAAGATTTTGAATTGGTGGTGTTTTTAGATGGCACTGTTGAAGCCACCAGCGCTACCTGTCAAGTGAGGACATCTTACATCCCAGAAGAGGTGCTCTGGGGTTATCGCTTTGCTCCCATCGTGTCCAAGACCAAAGAAGGGAAATACAGAGTAGACTTCCAGAACTTCAGCAAGACAGTAGCTGTGGAGACTCCACACTGTGCCTTCTGTCTCTACAATGAGAAAGAAGCTAAagccaaagagaagaaaggttATGACAATCCTGGTTTTGTCTTGTCAGAAACCAGTGAAACCAGTGACACAAAAATGTAG